From Streptomyces zhihengii, the proteins below share one genomic window:
- a CDS encoding LacI family DNA-binding transcriptional regulator — MNSPARVTIKDVAARAGVSKGAVSLAFNQKPGVSQATRERIFAAARELGWAPNVTARSLSSQRVDIIGLALCRPARLLGLEPFYMDFISGIESVLAERSCSLLLRLVRDLDEEIELYTTWWRSQTIAGAVLVDFHENDPRVPSLQAIGLPAVAVGHPSLTGGFPAVWTDDATAAAEAVRYLAALGHRRIARVGGPAGLGHSAIRAAAFATTMRELGLAEGRQIATGFDGKEGARATRSLLLSAERPTAIVYDNDIMAVAGAGVAAEMGFVVPDDVSLLAWDDSQLCRITHPTLSAMSHDVHHFGAEVARTLFGVIEGTHTGALQVPTPSLTPRGSTAPAPH; from the coding sequence GTGAACAGCCCCGCACGCGTCACCATCAAGGACGTCGCGGCCCGCGCCGGAGTCTCCAAGGGCGCGGTCTCGCTGGCCTTCAACCAGAAGCCGGGCGTCTCGCAGGCCACCCGCGAGCGCATCTTCGCGGCGGCGCGCGAGCTCGGCTGGGCACCCAACGTGACCGCGCGCAGCCTCTCCAGCCAGCGCGTGGACATCATCGGACTGGCCCTGTGCCGGCCCGCGCGGCTCCTCGGGCTCGAACCGTTCTACATGGACTTCATCTCCGGCATCGAGAGCGTCCTCGCCGAACGCTCCTGCTCCCTGCTGCTGCGCCTGGTGCGGGACCTCGACGAGGAGATCGAGCTCTACACCACCTGGTGGCGCAGCCAGACGATCGCCGGCGCCGTCCTCGTCGACTTCCACGAGAACGATCCGCGGGTGCCGTCCCTCCAGGCCATCGGGCTGCCCGCGGTCGCCGTCGGCCATCCGTCGCTGACCGGCGGCTTCCCGGCGGTGTGGACGGACGACGCCACGGCGGCGGCGGAGGCCGTCCGCTACCTGGCCGCTCTCGGGCACCGGCGGATCGCGCGGGTCGGCGGCCCGGCCGGCCTCGGGCACAGCGCCATCCGCGCAGCCGCGTTCGCCACGACCATGCGGGAACTGGGCCTGGCGGAGGGGCGGCAGATCGCCACCGGCTTCGACGGCAAGGAGGGCGCCCGGGCCACCCGCTCCCTGCTGCTCTCCGCCGAGCGGCCCACGGCCATCGTGTACGACAACGACATCATGGCCGTCGCGGGCGCGGGCGTGGCCGCCGAGATGGGCTTCGTCGTCCCCGACGACGTCTCCCTGCTCGCCTGGGACGACTCCCAGTTGTGCCGCATCACCCACCCCACCCTGTCGGCCATGAGCCACGACGTGCACCACTTCGGCGCCGAGGTGGCCCGCACGCTGTTCGGGGTGATCGAGGGCACCCACACCGGGGCGCTCCAGGTCCCCACCCCCTCCCTCACCCCGCGCGGTTCGACGGCGCCCGCCCCCCATTAG